One Pseudomonas tolaasii NCPPB 2192 genomic window carries:
- a CDS encoding D-arabinono-1,4-lactone oxidase gives MTSNPVLAQLARAPRLIPWRNWSGAQTCLPMARLAPKDLDELVQVIRQAPGQVRPVGSAHSFSALVPTDGTLLSLSFFNGLLDHDPATLQATFAAGTPMSRMGPALKAVGQALPNMADIDYQTLAGAISTSTHGTGVGFTSYSGCVTGLQLVTAGGEVLDCDASRHPEVFSAARVSLGALGVATQIRSQNRAPYRLRERQWIARTEELLEDVEKNTRENQHWEMLVVTHSDYALSIALNETSDPETPPIDPAEAGGNAFVTIIEKLDKYTSDFPDTRRTLLNSLRFFAGFEDRVAESFQVYANVRNVRFNEMEYSVPAEHGPACLREILKLITDKDLRTWFPIEYRYVKADDIPLSMFEGRDSCSISVHQHYAMDHHNFFAAVEPIFWKYAGRPHWGKLHTLNARTLQPLYPRWDEFARVRRELDPRGKFLNAHLSSILGVA, from the coding sequence GTGACGAGTAACCCGGTGCTGGCCCAACTGGCGCGCGCGCCAAGGCTGATCCCGTGGCGCAACTGGTCGGGGGCGCAGACTTGCCTGCCGATGGCGCGCCTGGCGCCCAAGGACCTGGACGAGTTGGTGCAGGTCATCCGCCAGGCGCCGGGGCAGGTGCGCCCGGTCGGCTCGGCGCATTCGTTCAGCGCGCTGGTGCCGACTGACGGCACCTTGCTGTCATTGAGTTTCTTCAACGGTTTGCTCGACCACGACCCGGCGACCCTGCAAGCCACCTTCGCCGCCGGCACGCCGATGTCGCGCATGGGGCCGGCGCTCAAGGCCGTAGGGCAGGCGTTGCCGAACATGGCGGACATCGATTACCAGACCCTCGCCGGCGCCATTTCTACCTCCACCCACGGCACCGGCGTGGGCTTTACCTCGTATTCGGGCTGCGTGACGGGCCTGCAATTGGTCACGGCCGGGGGCGAGGTGCTGGACTGCGACGCCTCGCGCCATCCCGAGGTGTTCAGCGCCGCCCGTGTATCGCTCGGCGCGCTGGGCGTGGCCACCCAAATCCGTTCGCAGAACCGGGCGCCGTACCGCCTGCGTGAACGCCAGTGGATCGCCAGGACTGAAGAGCTTTTGGAAGACGTCGAAAAAAACACCCGGGAAAACCAGCATTGGGAAATGCTCGTCGTCACCCATTCCGACTACGCACTGTCCATCGCCCTCAACGAAACCAGCGACCCGGAAACGCCGCCGATTGACCCGGCCGAGGCCGGTGGCAACGCGTTCGTGACGATCATCGAAAAACTCGACAAGTACACCAGCGACTTCCCCGACACCCGTCGCACCTTGCTCAATAGCCTGCGCTTTTTTGCCGGTTTCGAAGACCGCGTGGCCGAGTCGTTCCAGGTCTACGCCAATGTGCGCAATGTGCGATTCAATGAGATGGAATACTCGGTGCCCGCCGAACATGGCCCGGCGTGTCTGCGGGAGATCCTCAAGCTGATCACCGACAAGGACCTGCGCACCTGGTTTCCCATCGAGTACCGCTACGTCAAGGCCGATGACATTCCGCTGAGCATGTTTGAGGGCCGCGACAGTTGTTCGATCTCGGTGCACCAGCACTACGCCATGGACCATCACAATTTTTTTGCCGCTGTGGAGCCGATTTTCTGGAAGTACGCCGGGCGCCCGCACTGGGGCAAGTTGCACACCCTGAATGCGCGCACCTTGCAGCCGTTGTACCCGCGCTGGGACGAATTTGCCCGCGTGCGCCGCGAGCTGGACCCGCGTGGGAAATTCCTCAATGCCCACCTGTCATCCATTCTGGGAGTGGCCTGA
- a CDS encoding DUF6555 family protein has translation MSTAKIYTIHYQLHGQPKSFVVRAEVMNNAEAWHWAAVDADIAHVSRIGRVGHEQVKKTTRPWAEKFGITEVTWVAPK, from the coding sequence ATGAGTACCGCAAAAATCTACACCATCCACTATCAACTGCACGGTCAACCAAAATCCTTTGTGGTGCGCGCCGAAGTGATGAACAACGCCGAGGCCTGGCACTGGGCGGCAGTGGATGCCGACATTGCCCATGTCAGCCGAATCGGCCGCGTGGGTCACGAACAAGTGAAAAAAACCACCCGGCCCTGGGCGGAAAAATTTGGCATTACCGAGGTCACCTGGGTCGCGCCCAAGTAA
- a CDS encoding outer membrane beta-barrel protein produces the protein MSKLFGKFLKHSSLLALVAAPTLAFAAPSTAPISTFGLLGSYNDFKFEGGSESDKDHMPEAGLFYNFGNKLTAESGFIYQAGVEAKFGKKNDNKLKEGQADIDLGWRAALDARNFVDVIVGGGYSWTRYEPDTNDYDVKLTNKSPFAKAALGYNHQFDDMTLRVEAGARRTIDGRTKLKVDGIGSDTVDLKDRTNPYAEVSLLMNQKGDLPVMAGLYYTRTEYKLDDDSYVADNTKLKRDEYGFKVGIAF, from the coding sequence ATGTCCAAGCTATTCGGAAAATTCCTCAAGCATTCCTCGCTGCTGGCCCTGGTGGCTGCACCGACCCTGGCGTTCGCCGCGCCGTCCACCGCACCGATTTCCACGTTCGGGCTGCTGGGCAGCTACAACGACTTCAAGTTTGAAGGCGGTAGCGAAAGCGACAAGGACCACATGCCCGAAGCCGGGCTGTTCTACAACTTCGGCAACAAGCTCACCGCTGAGTCGGGCTTTATCTACCAGGCGGGCGTCGAAGCCAAGTTCGGCAAGAAAAACGACAACAAACTCAAGGAAGGCCAGGCCGATATCGACCTGGGCTGGCGCGCCGCACTGGATGCCCGCAACTTTGTCGACGTGATCGTCGGCGGCGGCTACAGCTGGACGCGCTACGAGCCGGACACCAACGACTACGACGTCAAACTCACCAACAAATCGCCCTTCGCCAAGGCTGCCCTGGGTTACAACCACCAGTTCGACGACATGACCCTGCGCGTCGAGGCCGGCGCCCGCCGCACCATCGATGGCCGCACCAAACTCAAGGTGGACGGCATCGGCAGCGACACCGTGGACCTCAAGGACCGCACCAACCCCTACGCCGAAGTCAGCCTGCTGATGAACCAGAAAGGCGACTTGCCGGTGATGGCAGGCCTGTATTACACGCGTACCGAGTACAAGCTCGACGACGACTCCTACGTGGCCGACAACACCAAGCTCAAGCGTGACGAGTATGGTTTCAAAGTGGGTATTGCCTTCTAA
- a CDS encoding c-type cytochrome → MRRILLSLVVLGLLTACDDSPKKNSDHAATGMPADPALAQVYDTSCKLCHANPASGAPLSGDHAAWRPRVAQGADTLLDHSINGYNGMPPMGLCMQCTEAQFLALISFMAGVELQQ, encoded by the coding sequence ATGCGCCGCATCCTGCTATCGCTCGTGGTATTGGGCCTGCTCACGGCCTGTGACGACTCCCCGAAAAAAAACTCCGACCACGCCGCTACGGGCATGCCTGCTGACCCGGCGCTGGCCCAGGTCTATGACACCAGTTGCAAGCTGTGTCATGCCAACCCAGCGTCTGGCGCGCCGCTGAGCGGTGACCACGCGGCCTGGCGCCCACGCGTGGCCCAGGGCGCCGACACCCTGCTGGACCACAGTATCAACGGCTACAACGGCATGCCGCCGATGGGCTTGTGCATGCAGTGCACCGAGGCGCAGTTTCTGGCGCTGATCAGCTTCATGGCCGGTGTAGAACTCCAACAATAA
- a CDS encoding arylamine N-acetyltransferase family protein, with protein MPRLTHSQLYLQRLGYDSPPPPTLQTLQALQLRHVCTFAFESLSTLLHSPVPIDLPSIEQKVLFDGRGGYCFELNYLFLTLLQELGFEARGLTGWVVMGGPVDVRTGRTHRLSLVTLDGVRYITDVGFGGMVPSSPLQLDSDATQATAHEPYRLTFSDGAYTLWAQVGEEWRGLYVFDLQPQADIDYEIGNWYVSTHPASPFVGQLKAALLAPGKRHTLNNANYAVHSLDRPSEKRSIQSVDELLTLLQATFGIRLPAHPQLRETLDGLVVANSQEP; from the coding sequence ATGCCTCGCCTGACTCATAGCCAGCTCTACCTGCAACGCCTGGGCTACGATTCGCCGCCACCACCGACCCTGCAAACGCTGCAGGCGCTGCAATTGCGTCATGTGTGCACCTTCGCCTTCGAGAGCCTGTCGACTTTGCTGCACTCACCCGTGCCCATCGATTTGCCGAGCATCGAGCAAAAAGTGCTGTTCGACGGGCGCGGCGGGTATTGTTTCGAATTGAACTACCTGTTCCTGACCCTGTTGCAGGAGTTGGGCTTTGAAGCACGCGGCCTGACCGGCTGGGTGGTGATGGGCGGGCCTGTGGACGTGCGGACCGGGCGCACGCACCGGTTAAGCCTGGTGACGCTGGACGGCGTGCGCTATATCACCGACGTCGGCTTTGGCGGCATGGTGCCGAGCAGCCCGCTGCAACTGGACAGCGATGCAACCCAGGCCACCGCCCACGAACCTTATCGGCTGACCTTCAGCGACGGCGCCTACACCCTGTGGGCCCAGGTGGGTGAGGAGTGGCGCGGCCTGTATGTGTTCGACCTGCAGCCGCAGGCGGATATCGATTATGAAATCGGCAACTGGTACGTCTCCACGCATCCGGCTTCACCCTTTGTCGGCCAACTGAAGGCGGCGCTGCTGGCGCCGGGCAAACGCCATACGCTGAACAACGCCAACTATGCCGTGCACTCACTGGACCGACCCAGTGAAAAACGTTCGATTCAAAGCGTCGATGAACTGCTGACCCTGCTGCAGGCCACCTTCGGTATTCGCTTGCCGGCGCATCCGCAACTTCGCGAAACACTTGATGGCCTTGTAGTAGCTAACTCGCAGGAACCTTGA
- a CDS encoding MFS transporter, whose product MSSLAQRTADVSSRRAALTLALCLPSDVLLYLLLPMESQAFGITLAQAGVLLAANRLVRIFGYRHVLNFYARNGDRLTCMIAAGAATVCALGNSMLSGFAALLGLRLIWGLCFAALNLSTQVLATSEPAGAARRAGRSRAVIALGPMLALPLGGWLTLWAGPRPIFLILAGCCLLGVWAAHGLPRAGHNLHSTGRRFKWPDSVATWSFIEGVALDGLFIFGLSIQAQKILGGNAVLIAGGLMALRYASEMLLSPLGGRAAQRFGATSMLLLFSFMSALALTAFGSYWVIVGAAAVLVLRALQLPLVTTLVAERNPGSMRVSALASNAVWRDVGAGLGPLLAGVLLPIASAPVVFGLAGAAIAVSAVFCWRAKVSHPLM is encoded by the coding sequence ATGTCCAGTCTGGCCCAACGCACTGCCGATGTGTCTTCCCGCCGCGCCGCGCTGACCCTTGCTTTATGCCTGCCCAGTGACGTGTTGCTCTACCTGCTGTTGCCGATGGAGTCCCAGGCCTTCGGCATCACCCTGGCCCAGGCGGGCGTGTTGCTGGCCGCCAACCGCCTAGTGCGGATTTTTGGCTACCGGCATGTGCTGAACTTCTACGCGCGCAACGGCGACCGGCTGACCTGCATGATCGCCGCCGGTGCCGCCACGGTATGCGCCTTGGGCAACTCCATGCTGTCGGGTTTTGCCGCGTTGCTCGGGCTGCGGCTGATCTGGGGCCTGTGTTTTGCTGCGTTGAACCTGTCGACCCAGGTGTTGGCCACCTCGGAACCTGCGGGGGCGGCGCGTCGGGCCGGGCGCTCACGGGCGGTGATTGCTTTGGGGCCAATGCTCGCGCTGCCGTTGGGCGGCTGGCTGACGTTATGGGCCGGGCCGCGTCCGATCTTTCTGATTCTGGCCGGCTGTTGTCTGTTGGGCGTGTGGGCCGCCCACGGTTTGCCGCGCGCCGGGCACAATCTGCACAGCACGGGCCGTCGCTTCAAATGGCCGGACAGTGTGGCGACCTGGTCGTTTATTGAGGGCGTAGCGCTGGACGGCCTGTTTATCTTCGGCCTGTCGATTCAGGCGCAGAAGATCCTCGGCGGCAACGCGGTGCTGATCGCCGGTGGTCTGATGGCCCTGCGGTATGCCTCGGAAATGCTCCTGAGCCCGTTGGGCGGCCGCGCGGCCCAGCGTTTTGGCGCCACCTCGATGCTGCTGCTGTTTTCATTCATGAGCGCCCTGGCCTTGACCGCGTTCGGCAGTTACTGGGTGATCGTCGGCGCGGCGGCGGTGCTGGTGCTGCGCGCACTGCAATTGCCGCTGGTGACCACGTTGGTGGCCGAGCGCAACCCGGGGTCGATGCGGGTTTCGGCACTGGCATCCAACGCCGTGTGGCGTGACGTCGGTGCGGGCCTCGGGCCGTTGCTGGCCGGTGTGTTGCTGCCGATCGCTTCGGCGCCGGTGGTGTTTGGCCTGGCCGGCGCAGCCATCGCCGTCAGCGCGGTGTTCTGCTGGCGGGCAAAGGTTTCCCACCCATTGATGTGA
- a CDS encoding MEKHLA domain-containing protein, which produces MFVSLEEDFVQLLDKAYRHWTGQGLPAPEHLTPQQRLAWLHNEAPYTLLAHDGAVDPRFTYGNERTMQCFKYPPETFIGMPSRFSASQLERAERQVLLEQVSADGIARAESGWRVDAHGQPFLIHAVEVWTLLDDAGKACGQAALFWPDGQRIGVLT; this is translated from the coding sequence TTGTTTGTGTCCCTTGAAGAAGATTTCGTGCAACTGCTGGATAAGGCGTATCGCCACTGGACCGGCCAGGGACTGCCGGCCCCTGAGCACCTGACCCCGCAACAGCGTCTGGCCTGGCTGCACAACGAGGCGCCCTACACCCTGCTGGCCCACGACGGCGCCGTCGACCCGCGTTTTACCTACGGCAACGAGCGCACGATGCAGTGTTTCAAATACCCGCCCGAGACCTTTATCGGCATGCCGTCGCGTTTCAGTGCTTCGCAGCTTGAGCGTGCCGAGCGTCAGGTACTGCTGGAGCAAGTCAGCGCCGATGGCATTGCCAGGGCCGAGAGCGGCTGGCGGGTGGATGCGCACGGCCAGCCGTTCCTGATCCATGCGGTCGAGGTATGGACCTTGCTGGATGACGCCGGCAAGGCCTGTGGGCAGGCGGCGCTGTTCTGGCCGGATGGACAGCGCATCGGCGTGTTGACGTAA